From a region of the Erinaceus europaeus chromosome 14, mEriEur2.1, whole genome shotgun sequence genome:
- the EDRF1 gene encoding erythroid differentiation-related factor 1 isoform X1 — protein MADTKEAAAEPLAAEAASRGELSPLGPGESEEAAQGSAVKSRAVVKYSSAPPRAAFARLEEKTDLKLPPANWLRESAKLGPAGTTVLGNSKRSKPFSSFGMAYDFIDSVGNDVDVVSDSENIKKLLKIPYSKSHVSMAVHRVGRTLLLDELDIQELFMRSSQTGDWTWLKEFYQRLIDQKWQRKKKSKEHWYQKAILSKFLYYSINGDAAAQPVPSASEQQEASGSDQTNDSEGASWPAPFEMPTSVSEDPSASSQGGAPLEPSYLVGHVASAPREQTLTTLFSDGENSQGLKNDFVRNILWTFEDIHMLVGSNMPIFGGGRYPAVSLRLRDNNKPINVLTGIDYWLDNLICNVPELVMCFHVNGIVQKYEMIKTEEIPNLENSNFSTKVIKDIAQNILSFLKSNCTKEGHTYWLFKASGSDIVKLYDLTTLCEETEDKYQNPFTMPVAVLLYKVACNVMMKKNQNKKHYGTVRTLLLNCVKLLDKSRHPQIIASANYMLSELFQLDEPKKEESAESPLNENSDESYSEEEEEGEEEEAPDSDENGPYCASAGPSGDSRAVAIIESVGELSVPEKYKSIHQIRPNCAFPVCHDTEERCRLVLSYVLEGLKSVDSSIKKESDLPAADPNTPIPLKYEDESTRGGPEGLEKQMALFLDKMGSLEKGHYSSQSGMIPGSWQHKMKLQLILKSSKAYYVLSDAAMSLQKYGRALRYIKLALQSHDTYCCLCTNMLSEVLLFLSQYLTLCGDIQLMLAQNASNRAAHLEEFNYQTKEDQEILHSLHREASCQGFAWATDLSTDLESQLTVSCKCYEAANEILQFSDLKSQNPEHYVQVLKRMGNIRNEIGVFYMNQAAALQSERVASRGVSAAEQQLWKKSFSCFEKGIHSFEAIKDATNAALLLCNTGRLMRICAQAHCGAGGEFKREFSPEEGLYYNKAVDYYLKALRSLGTRDTHAAVWDSVNWELSTTYFTLATLLQDYAPLSRKAQEQVEKEVSEAMAKSLKYCDVDSGSARQPLCQYRAATIHHRLASMYHSCLRNQVGDEHLRKQHRVLADLHYSKAGRLFQLLKGAPCELLRVQLERVAFAEFQMASQNSNVGKLKTLSGALDIMARTAPAFQLIGQQLAEELEQPKSEEATPAADPSPSLNREEVIKLLSIFESRLSFLLLQSIRLLSSAKKKTSNLDEDAALRANKQIYSQLLRATANRDATLPERVTVLLRLLGLLAQGGAGP, from the exons ATGGCGGACACCAAGGAGGCGGCGGCCGAGCCTCTGGCGGCCGAGGCGGCGTCGCGCGGGGAACTCAGCCCGCTGGGCCCGGGGGAGTCGGAGGAAGCTGCCCAG GGCTCGGCGGTGAAGAGCCGCGCCGTGGTCAAGTACTCGTCCGCACCCCCGCGGGCCGCCTTCGCGCGCCTGGAGGAGAAGACCGACCTGAAGCTGCCGCCCGCCAACTGGCTGCGCGAGAGCGCCAAGCTGGGCCCCGCGGGGACCACCGTCCTGGGCAACAGCAAGAGGAGCAAGCCCTTCTCCAG CTTCGGGATGGCGTACGACTTCATCGACTCGGTGGGCAACGACGTGGACGTCGTCTCCGACTCAGAG AACATAAAGAAGCTGCTGAAGATTCCCTACAGCAAGTCACACGTGAGCATGGCCGTGCACCGCGTAGGGCGGACGCTGCTGCTGGACGAGCTGGACATTCAGGAGCTGTTCATGCGGTCGTCCCAG ACGGGTGATTGGACGTGGCTGAAAGAGTTTTATCAGAGACTCATTGACCAGAAGtggcagaggaagaaaaagagcaagGAACACTGGTACCAGAAGGCCATCCTTTCCAAGTTCTTGTATTACAG CATCAATGGTGACGCGGCTGCACAGCCGGTCCCATCAGCCTCGGAGCAGCAGGAAGCGTCCGGTTCGGATCAGACAAACGATTCTGAAGGGGCTTCCTGGCCTGCCCCGTTTGAAATGCCCACCTCAGTCTCTGAAGACCCCAGTGCTTCCAGTCAG GGAGGTGCGCCTCTTGAACCCTCTTACCTAGTGGGGCACGTGGCCTCCGCACCCAGAGAACAAACCCTGACTACTTTATTCAGTGACGGGGAGAACAGTCAG GGCCTTAAAAACGACTTTGTTCGGAACATTCTCTGGACGTTCGAAGACATACACATGTTAGTGGGCTCCAACATGCCCATCTTCGGAGGCGGCCGGTACCCGGCAGTCAGCTTGCGGCTCAG GGATAACAACAAGCCAATAAACGTGCTCACTGGGATCGACTATTGGTTGGACAACCTGATCTGCAACGTCCCAGAGCTTGTGATGTGCTTTCATGTAAACGGAATTGTGCAG AAGTATgaaatgataaaaacagaagagaTTCCCAACTTGGAAAACTCTAATTTTTCTACGAAAGTCATAAAAGATATTGCACAGAATATCTTGTCATTTCTGAAGTCTAATTGTACCAAAGAAGGGCATACCTACTGGCTGTTTAAAG CGAGTGGCAGTGACATCGTGAAGCTATACGATCTCACCACGCTGTGCGAGGAGACCGAAGACAAGTACCAGAACCCGTTCACGATGCCGGTGGCTGTTCTGCTGTACAA agTTGCTTGCAAcgtgatgatgaagaagaaccAAAACAAGAAGCACTATGGGACTGTCAGAACGCTGCTGCTCAACTGCGTCAAGCTGCTAGACAAGAGCAGGCACCCTCAG ATTATCGCTTCAGCAAATTACATGCTTTCGGAACTTTTTCAATTGGACGAACCTAAGAAAGAAGAAAGCGCAGAGTCGCCTTTGAATGAGAATTCTGACGAGAGCTAcagcgaggaggaggaggagggggaggaggaggaggcgccaGACAGTGACGAGAACGGGCCCTACTGCGCCAGTGCTGGCCCCTCGGGTGACAGCAGAGCTGTCGCCATCATCGAGTCTGTCGGGGAACTATCGGTTCCAGAAAAGTACAAGTCCATCCATCAGATCAGA CCGAACTGTGCGTTCCCCGTTTGCCACGACACCGAAGAGCGCTGTCGGCTCGTGCTCAGCTACGTCCTGGAG GGTTTAAAGTCGGTGGATAgcagcattaaaaaagaaagcgaCCTTCCTGCAGCTGACCCCAACACCCCGATCCCCTTGAAATATGAAGATGAGTCCACAAGAGGGGGCCCTGAGGGTCTGGAGAAGCAGATGGCCCTGTTTTTGGACAAAA TGGGCTCCCTTGAGAAGGGTCATTATTCCAGCCAGTCTGGGATGATCCCGGGTTCTTGGCAGCATAAAATGAAGCTCCAGCTGATTCTCAAGTCGTCCAAGGCCTATTACGTGTTGTCCGACGCCGCCATGAGCCTTCAGAAGTACGGCCGGGCGCTGCGCTACATCAAACTCGCACTGCAGAGCCACG ACACCTACTGCTGCCTCTGCACCAACATGCTGTCTGAGGTGCTGCTGTTCCTCTCTCAGTATCTGACGCTGTGTGGGGACATCCAGCTCATGCTGGCCCAGAACGCCAGCAACCGGGCGGCGCACCTGGAGGAGTTCAACTACCAGACCAAAGAGGACCAGGAGATCCTGCACAGCCTGCACCGCGAGGCCAGCTGCCAAG GATTTGCTTGGGCAACTGACTTGTCTACAGACTTGGAAAGTCAACTTACAGTTAGTTGTAAATGTTACGAAGCTGCGAATGAAATCTTACAATTCAGTGACTTAAAAAGCCAAAACCCAGAGCACTACGTCCAGGTGCTGAAGAGAATGGGCAATATCAGAAATGAAATCGGCGTCTTTTACATGAACCAGGCCGCTGCGTTACAGAGCGAGAGGGTCG CGAGCAGAGGCGTGTCTGCTGCGGAGCAACAGCTGTGGAAGAAGAGCTTCTCTTGCTTCGAGAAGGGGATCCACAGCTTCGAGGCCATCAAGGACGCGACCAACGCCGCGCTCCTGCTGTGCAACACGGGCAGGCTCATGCGcatctgtgcgcaggcgcactgcgGCGCGGGCGGCGAGTTCAAGCGGGAGTTCTCGCCGGAGGAGGGCCTGTATTACAACAAG GCTGTCGATTACTACTTGAAGGCCCTCCGCTCGCTGGGGACAAGAGACACACACGCTGCTGTCTGGGACTCGGTGAACTGGGAGCTGTCCACCACCTACTTCACTCTGGCGACCCTGCTGCAGGACTACGCCCCTTTGTCCAGAAAAGCTCAGGAGCAG GTCGAGAAGGAGGTCAGCGAGGCCATGGCCAAGTCCCTGAAGTACTGTGACGTCGACTCGGGGTCCGCCCGGCAGCCCCTCTGCCAGTATCGAGCTGCCACCATCCACCACCGGCTGGCCTCCATGTACCACAGCTGTCTGAGGAACCAG GTCGGCGACGAGCATCTCCGGAAGCAGCACCGCGTGCTGGCGGACCTGCACTACAGCAAGGCCGGGAGGCTGTTCCAGCTCCTGAAGGGTGCTCCATGCGAGCTGCTCAGGGTTCAGCTAGAAAGAGTGGCCTTCGCAGAGTTTCAGATGGCCA gtcagaACAGCAACGTGGGGAAGCTGAAGACTCTGTCCGGGGCGCTCGACATCATGGCGAGGACGGCGCCCGCCTTCCAGCTCATCGGGCAGCAGCTCGCGGAGGAGCTGGAGCAG CCCAAGAGTGAGGAAGCCACGCCAGCTGCCGATCCTTCTCCCAGTCTCAATCGAGAAGAAGTGATAAAATTACTCAGCATTTTTGAATCGCGCCTGTCATTCCTTCTGCTCCAGTCCATCAGACTGCTGTCCTCGGCTAAGAAGAAAACAAG CAACCTTGACGAGGACGCCGCCCTCAGAGCCAACAAGCAGATCTACTCCCAGCTCTTGAGGGCCACCGCCAACAGGGACGCCACCCTCCCGGAGAGAGTCACCGTGCTGCTGCGCCTGCTGGGCCTGCTGGCTCAGGGCGGCGCGGGCCCCTGA
- the EDRF1 gene encoding erythroid differentiation-related factor 1 isoform X2: protein MADTKEAAAEPLAAEAASRGELSPLGPGESEEAAQGSAVKSRAVVKYSSAPPRAAFARLEEKTDLKLPPANWLRESAKLGPAGTTVLGNSKRSKPFSSFGMAYDFIDSVGNDVDVVSDSENIKKLLKIPYSKSHVSMAVHRVGRTLLLDELDIQELFMRSSQTGDWTWLKEFYQRLIDQKWQRKKKSKEHWYQKAILSKFLYYSINGDAAAQPVPSASEQQEASGSDQTNDSEGASWPAPFEMPTSVSEDPSASSQGLKNDFVRNILWTFEDIHMLVGSNMPIFGGGRYPAVSLRLRDNNKPINVLTGIDYWLDNLICNVPELVMCFHVNGIVQKYEMIKTEEIPNLENSNFSTKVIKDIAQNILSFLKSNCTKEGHTYWLFKASGSDIVKLYDLTTLCEETEDKYQNPFTMPVAVLLYKVACNVMMKKNQNKKHYGTVRTLLLNCVKLLDKSRHPQIIASANYMLSELFQLDEPKKEESAESPLNENSDESYSEEEEEGEEEEAPDSDENGPYCASAGPSGDSRAVAIIESVGELSVPEKYKSIHQIRPNCAFPVCHDTEERCRLVLSYVLEGLKSVDSSIKKESDLPAADPNTPIPLKYEDESTRGGPEGLEKQMALFLDKMGSLEKGHYSSQSGMIPGSWQHKMKLQLILKSSKAYYVLSDAAMSLQKYGRALRYIKLALQSHDTYCCLCTNMLSEVLLFLSQYLTLCGDIQLMLAQNASNRAAHLEEFNYQTKEDQEILHSLHREASCQGFAWATDLSTDLESQLTVSCKCYEAANEILQFSDLKSQNPEHYVQVLKRMGNIRNEIGVFYMNQAAALQSERVASRGVSAAEQQLWKKSFSCFEKGIHSFEAIKDATNAALLLCNTGRLMRICAQAHCGAGGEFKREFSPEEGLYYNKAVDYYLKALRSLGTRDTHAAVWDSVNWELSTTYFTLATLLQDYAPLSRKAQEQVEKEVSEAMAKSLKYCDVDSGSARQPLCQYRAATIHHRLASMYHSCLRNQVGDEHLRKQHRVLADLHYSKAGRLFQLLKGAPCELLRVQLERVAFAEFQMASQNSNVGKLKTLSGALDIMARTAPAFQLIGQQLAEELEQPKSEEATPAADPSPSLNREEVIKLLSIFESRLSFLLLQSIRLLSSAKKKTSNLDEDAALRANKQIYSQLLRATANRDATLPERVTVLLRLLGLLAQGGAGP from the exons ATGGCGGACACCAAGGAGGCGGCGGCCGAGCCTCTGGCGGCCGAGGCGGCGTCGCGCGGGGAACTCAGCCCGCTGGGCCCGGGGGAGTCGGAGGAAGCTGCCCAG GGCTCGGCGGTGAAGAGCCGCGCCGTGGTCAAGTACTCGTCCGCACCCCCGCGGGCCGCCTTCGCGCGCCTGGAGGAGAAGACCGACCTGAAGCTGCCGCCCGCCAACTGGCTGCGCGAGAGCGCCAAGCTGGGCCCCGCGGGGACCACCGTCCTGGGCAACAGCAAGAGGAGCAAGCCCTTCTCCAG CTTCGGGATGGCGTACGACTTCATCGACTCGGTGGGCAACGACGTGGACGTCGTCTCCGACTCAGAG AACATAAAGAAGCTGCTGAAGATTCCCTACAGCAAGTCACACGTGAGCATGGCCGTGCACCGCGTAGGGCGGACGCTGCTGCTGGACGAGCTGGACATTCAGGAGCTGTTCATGCGGTCGTCCCAG ACGGGTGATTGGACGTGGCTGAAAGAGTTTTATCAGAGACTCATTGACCAGAAGtggcagaggaagaaaaagagcaagGAACACTGGTACCAGAAGGCCATCCTTTCCAAGTTCTTGTATTACAG CATCAATGGTGACGCGGCTGCACAGCCGGTCCCATCAGCCTCGGAGCAGCAGGAAGCGTCCGGTTCGGATCAGACAAACGATTCTGAAGGGGCTTCCTGGCCTGCCCCGTTTGAAATGCCCACCTCAGTCTCTGAAGACCCCAGTGCTTCCAGTCAG GGCCTTAAAAACGACTTTGTTCGGAACATTCTCTGGACGTTCGAAGACATACACATGTTAGTGGGCTCCAACATGCCCATCTTCGGAGGCGGCCGGTACCCGGCAGTCAGCTTGCGGCTCAG GGATAACAACAAGCCAATAAACGTGCTCACTGGGATCGACTATTGGTTGGACAACCTGATCTGCAACGTCCCAGAGCTTGTGATGTGCTTTCATGTAAACGGAATTGTGCAG AAGTATgaaatgataaaaacagaagagaTTCCCAACTTGGAAAACTCTAATTTTTCTACGAAAGTCATAAAAGATATTGCACAGAATATCTTGTCATTTCTGAAGTCTAATTGTACCAAAGAAGGGCATACCTACTGGCTGTTTAAAG CGAGTGGCAGTGACATCGTGAAGCTATACGATCTCACCACGCTGTGCGAGGAGACCGAAGACAAGTACCAGAACCCGTTCACGATGCCGGTGGCTGTTCTGCTGTACAA agTTGCTTGCAAcgtgatgatgaagaagaaccAAAACAAGAAGCACTATGGGACTGTCAGAACGCTGCTGCTCAACTGCGTCAAGCTGCTAGACAAGAGCAGGCACCCTCAG ATTATCGCTTCAGCAAATTACATGCTTTCGGAACTTTTTCAATTGGACGAACCTAAGAAAGAAGAAAGCGCAGAGTCGCCTTTGAATGAGAATTCTGACGAGAGCTAcagcgaggaggaggaggagggggaggaggaggaggcgccaGACAGTGACGAGAACGGGCCCTACTGCGCCAGTGCTGGCCCCTCGGGTGACAGCAGAGCTGTCGCCATCATCGAGTCTGTCGGGGAACTATCGGTTCCAGAAAAGTACAAGTCCATCCATCAGATCAGA CCGAACTGTGCGTTCCCCGTTTGCCACGACACCGAAGAGCGCTGTCGGCTCGTGCTCAGCTACGTCCTGGAG GGTTTAAAGTCGGTGGATAgcagcattaaaaaagaaagcgaCCTTCCTGCAGCTGACCCCAACACCCCGATCCCCTTGAAATATGAAGATGAGTCCACAAGAGGGGGCCCTGAGGGTCTGGAGAAGCAGATGGCCCTGTTTTTGGACAAAA TGGGCTCCCTTGAGAAGGGTCATTATTCCAGCCAGTCTGGGATGATCCCGGGTTCTTGGCAGCATAAAATGAAGCTCCAGCTGATTCTCAAGTCGTCCAAGGCCTATTACGTGTTGTCCGACGCCGCCATGAGCCTTCAGAAGTACGGCCGGGCGCTGCGCTACATCAAACTCGCACTGCAGAGCCACG ACACCTACTGCTGCCTCTGCACCAACATGCTGTCTGAGGTGCTGCTGTTCCTCTCTCAGTATCTGACGCTGTGTGGGGACATCCAGCTCATGCTGGCCCAGAACGCCAGCAACCGGGCGGCGCACCTGGAGGAGTTCAACTACCAGACCAAAGAGGACCAGGAGATCCTGCACAGCCTGCACCGCGAGGCCAGCTGCCAAG GATTTGCTTGGGCAACTGACTTGTCTACAGACTTGGAAAGTCAACTTACAGTTAGTTGTAAATGTTACGAAGCTGCGAATGAAATCTTACAATTCAGTGACTTAAAAAGCCAAAACCCAGAGCACTACGTCCAGGTGCTGAAGAGAATGGGCAATATCAGAAATGAAATCGGCGTCTTTTACATGAACCAGGCCGCTGCGTTACAGAGCGAGAGGGTCG CGAGCAGAGGCGTGTCTGCTGCGGAGCAACAGCTGTGGAAGAAGAGCTTCTCTTGCTTCGAGAAGGGGATCCACAGCTTCGAGGCCATCAAGGACGCGACCAACGCCGCGCTCCTGCTGTGCAACACGGGCAGGCTCATGCGcatctgtgcgcaggcgcactgcgGCGCGGGCGGCGAGTTCAAGCGGGAGTTCTCGCCGGAGGAGGGCCTGTATTACAACAAG GCTGTCGATTACTACTTGAAGGCCCTCCGCTCGCTGGGGACAAGAGACACACACGCTGCTGTCTGGGACTCGGTGAACTGGGAGCTGTCCACCACCTACTTCACTCTGGCGACCCTGCTGCAGGACTACGCCCCTTTGTCCAGAAAAGCTCAGGAGCAG GTCGAGAAGGAGGTCAGCGAGGCCATGGCCAAGTCCCTGAAGTACTGTGACGTCGACTCGGGGTCCGCCCGGCAGCCCCTCTGCCAGTATCGAGCTGCCACCATCCACCACCGGCTGGCCTCCATGTACCACAGCTGTCTGAGGAACCAG GTCGGCGACGAGCATCTCCGGAAGCAGCACCGCGTGCTGGCGGACCTGCACTACAGCAAGGCCGGGAGGCTGTTCCAGCTCCTGAAGGGTGCTCCATGCGAGCTGCTCAGGGTTCAGCTAGAAAGAGTGGCCTTCGCAGAGTTTCAGATGGCCA gtcagaACAGCAACGTGGGGAAGCTGAAGACTCTGTCCGGGGCGCTCGACATCATGGCGAGGACGGCGCCCGCCTTCCAGCTCATCGGGCAGCAGCTCGCGGAGGAGCTGGAGCAG CCCAAGAGTGAGGAAGCCACGCCAGCTGCCGATCCTTCTCCCAGTCTCAATCGAGAAGAAGTGATAAAATTACTCAGCATTTTTGAATCGCGCCTGTCATTCCTTCTGCTCCAGTCCATCAGACTGCTGTCCTCGGCTAAGAAGAAAACAAG CAACCTTGACGAGGACGCCGCCCTCAGAGCCAACAAGCAGATCTACTCCCAGCTCTTGAGGGCCACCGCCAACAGGGACGCCACCCTCCCGGAGAGAGTCACCGTGCTGCTGCGCCTGCTGGGCCTGCTGGCTCAGGGCGGCGCGGGCCCCTGA